The Dyadobacter sp. 676 DNA window TCCGCACAATGGCGCGCACCGCATTGCGGGAAATGTTTACCGCCACAGCGTTGCTGCTGGTCGTGGGTATCGCAGTGCTGATGACTTCCGTCGGTTTAAGTCCCGCTCTCGGCGCATTTGTGGCGGGTGTCGTACTCGCCAATAGCGAATACCGGCACGAGCTCGAAAGCTCCATCGACCCGTTCAAGGGATTACTATTGGGGCTGTTCTTCATTTCCGTCGGTTCGTCTATCGACTTCGTACTGGTGGTTTCAAAGCCCATGGCGATCATTGGGTTAGTGGCCGGGCTGATGGTGCTGAAAATGATCATTCTTTTTGTTTTGGGTAAAATATTCGAGGTAAGGAATGCACAGAATTTCATTTTCAGCATTGGCCTTAGCCAGATCGGGGAATTTGCGTTCGTGTTGCTCAGTTTCTCGGTTCAGCATGGGGTGTTGGGGAAAGAACTGTCCGATACGATGACGGCCGTTGTAGCCATTAGCATGGCCATGACACCGCTGGCGATGATTATTAACGAGAAATTCATACTGACCCGTTTCTGCCTTGTGAGCGCGGGCTTGCAGGCGCCGCAGCGGCCCAGCGATGTGGAAGAGGAGGACAATCCGGTGATCATAGCCGGCTATGGACATTTCGGGAATACGATCGGACGTTTTTTGCGGGCGAATGGCGTAGAAGCGACGGTTCTCGACAACGACAGCGACAATGTGGATTTCCTGCGCAGAATGGGCCTGAAAGTATATTACGGTGACGCTACGCGCTACGAGCTGCTGGATATTGCCGGGGCAAGCCGCGCGCAAATGATCATCATTGCGATCAGCGACGAGGAAAAACGGCTGGAATTGATCGAAACCGTGAAAAAGCATTTTCCTAACCTGCACATGCTGGTGCGCTCTACCAACCGTAACGACGCTTATGACCTTATGAACGCGGGTATGATGCATATTTACCG harbors:
- a CDS encoding monovalent cation:proton antiporter-2 (CPA2) family protein, with the translated sequence MQQTFFFQAMIYLAAAVVMVPIAKRLGLGSVLGYLVAGVIIGPAGLKFIGMEGQDIMHFAEFGVVMMLFVIGLELEPSRLWRLRKSIAGLGGLQVGVTTVIVAGIAMLFGVSWKEALALGMIVAMSSTAIVMQTLHEKGWLKTVAGQSSFAVLLFQDLAIIPMLALFPLLAEHAAPAGGHGDGGSLVSSLPAWQQAVVVLLSVSAIVVTGKYLLRPVFRTMARTALREMFTATALLLVVGIAVLMTSVGLSPALGAFVAGVVLANSEYRHELESSIDPFKGLLLGLFFISVGSSIDFVLVVSKPMAIIGLVAGLMVLKMIILFVLGKIFEVRNAQNFIFSIGLSQIGEFAFVLLSFSVQHGVLGKELSDTMTAVVAISMAMTPLAMIINEKFILTRFCLVSAGLQAPQRPSDVEEEDNPVIIAGYGHFGNTIGRFLRANGVEATVLDNDSDNVDFLRRMGLKVYYGDATRYELLDIAGASRAQMIIIAISDEEKRLELIETVKKHFPNLHMLVRSTNRNDAYDLMNAGMMHIYRETFDTSLRLGVDALKLLGHRAHEATRMAKTFFIHDERTLKHLSSIRNDEEYIHAARQHMEELEMIMQADREAVHLNALAGWDRKAEAETA